Proteins encoded within one genomic window of Actinoplanes octamycinicus:
- a CDS encoding glycosyltransferase — protein sequence MRSLKRRLRARYGWLPLEELRNKVVLGHTAIGLGRFERSEIRRLLATMPGGVRPRARVATVVLTYKRPDGVLRAVESVLAQTVRDQVVVVVDDGGGQLPEFPADPRLHVVSLRHNINVLGVSRNVGMGITDSDYVAFLDDDNTWHPHHLETTLKRLDEGGPDAVYTAMRRVLPDGTERDILSVDFDRKLAWERCFLDTNPLVVRRLPGVRFSRLRRHGKVAPKEDWEFVYRFSRRHRVEHIPEPTVNYAINPDSYWTAWEMTS from the coding sequence ATGCGTTCGTTGAAGCGGCGACTGCGAGCCCGATACGGCTGGCTGCCCCTCGAGGAACTGCGCAACAAGGTGGTGCTCGGACACACCGCGATCGGCCTGGGCCGGTTCGAGCGGTCCGAGATCCGGCGCCTGCTGGCGACCATGCCGGGCGGGGTCCGCCCGCGCGCCCGGGTGGCCACCGTGGTGCTCACCTACAAGCGCCCGGACGGCGTGCTGCGCGCCGTCGAGTCGGTGCTCGCCCAGACGGTCCGGGATCAGGTCGTGGTGGTCGTCGACGACGGCGGCGGCCAGCTGCCGGAGTTCCCGGCCGACCCGCGGCTGCACGTGGTCAGCCTGCGGCACAACATCAACGTGCTGGGTGTCAGCCGCAACGTGGGCATGGGCATCACCGACTCGGACTACGTCGCCTTCCTCGACGACGACAACACCTGGCACCCGCACCACCTCGAGACCACGCTGAAGCGGCTCGACGAGGGTGGCCCGGACGCCGTCTACACCGCCATGCGCCGGGTGCTGCCGGACGGCACCGAGCGCGACATCCTCTCCGTCGACTTCGACCGCAAGCTCGCCTGGGAACGCTGCTTCCTGGACACCAACCCGCTGGTCGTGCGGCGGCTGCCGGGCGTCCGGTTCAGCCGGCTGCGGCGGCACGGGAAGGTCGCGCCGAAGGAGGACTGGGAGTTCGTCTACCGGTTCAGCCGCCGGCACCGCGTCGAGCACATCCCGGAGCCGACGGTCAACTACGCCATCAATCCGGACAGCTACTGGACCGCCTGGGAGATGACATCATGA
- a CDS encoding glycosyltransferase family 2 protein, which produces MSSVSVVIPCYKYGDYLRACVDSVLDNPGLDVRVLIIDDASPDDSAEKAHAIAAGDPRVEVRVHQQNKRHIATYNEGLLEWADGDYVALLSADDMLTPGALNRAVALLDANPNVGFAYGHPVHFQHPGPPPPANTGTGETAIYNGHWWLERRFREGTGCITSPEVVVRTDLQRKVGGYDPDLPHAGDIEMWMRLAAHADVGYVKADQAYYRLHGKNMSATDFAGQLDDLRQRKTAYEAVLTKTRDLLPEADRWDAMVHRRLARFALRRAVRAYDRGRTATVPEEELVAFAAECWPDYKSLPEYRGLQVRRRVGAKTMPYLQPLVLSAVAAKGREWLWWRSWERRGI; this is translated from the coding sequence GTGAGCTCGGTCAGCGTCGTGATCCCGTGCTACAAGTACGGCGATTACCTGCGAGCCTGTGTCGACAGCGTGCTCGACAACCCGGGCCTGGACGTCCGGGTGCTGATCATCGATGACGCCTCGCCGGACGACTCGGCCGAGAAGGCGCACGCGATCGCGGCCGGCGACCCGCGCGTCGAGGTGCGGGTGCACCAGCAGAACAAGCGGCACATCGCCACCTACAACGAGGGCCTGCTCGAATGGGCCGACGGCGACTACGTCGCGCTGCTGTCCGCCGACGACATGCTCACCCCGGGCGCGCTGAACCGGGCGGTCGCCCTGCTCGACGCGAACCCGAACGTCGGCTTCGCCTACGGCCACCCGGTGCACTTCCAGCACCCCGGCCCGCCGCCGCCGGCCAACACCGGCACCGGCGAGACCGCGATCTACAACGGTCACTGGTGGCTGGAGCGCCGCTTCCGCGAGGGCACCGGCTGCATCACCTCCCCAGAGGTGGTGGTCCGCACCGACCTGCAGCGCAAGGTCGGCGGCTACGACCCGGACCTGCCGCACGCCGGCGACATCGAGATGTGGATGCGTTTGGCCGCGCACGCCGACGTCGGCTACGTCAAGGCCGACCAGGCCTACTACCGCCTGCACGGCAAGAACATGTCGGCCACCGACTTCGCCGGTCAGCTCGACGACCTGCGGCAGCGCAAGACCGCCTACGAGGCGGTGCTGACCAAGACCCGCGACCTGCTGCCCGAGGCGGACCGCTGGGACGCCATGGTGCACCGCCGGCTGGCCCGGTTCGCCCTGCGCCGCGCGGTCCGCGCCTACGACCGGGGCCGCACCGCCACCGTCCCGGAGGAGGAGCTGGTCGCCTTCGCCGCCGAGTGCTGGCCGGACTACAAGTCGCTCCCGGAGTACCGGGGCCTCCAGGTCCGCCGCCGCGTCGGCGCCAAGACCATGCCGTACCTGCAGCCCCTGGTCCTCTCCGCGGTCGCCGCGAAAGGTCGCGAGTGGCTCTGGTGGCGCTCCTGGGAACGCCGCGGCATCTGA
- a CDS encoding DUF4082 domain-containing protein, producing MIALPGAVLAADDPCGVNSNPIVCENSKEGTPLEDWYGDAAWGDISGFTTKVSVQPGETLKLKVTSPTTFTVTFFRLGYYGGDGARKMPTSPTTTFPAKVQDACLKDPASGLVDCGNWTANVSWTVPSDAVSGVYLAMLDQGGGQGFMPYPFVVANDNSHSDILVQTSDQTWQAYNSWGGQNLYEGGGPAPDGRAYKVSYNRPLRIAGDNAILSSEYPMIQWLERNGYDASYASNIDVSTKPALLPKHKIYLSSGHDEYWDQGIWDNVKAARESGVNLAFFSGNEAFWRTRLEPSLAADGGANRTLVSYKMTKMAQTPPNGIADPSGQWTGTWQDPAGAGKGGNKPQNEITGTLFTVNGYRHDAITVSSQFKNLRLWRDTTIKNLGSGEVATFPVGTLGYEWDSDVENAARPPGAVQFSSTTLQITDGTLLLDEGNNYGNGVATHNIMMYRDESSGALVFGSGTVQWSWGLSTLHTGPASSEDPRMQQATANLLADMGALPKTLQSNLHAVSKSTDTAGPVVTVTAPAAGATVPVLGAVTINGTASDTAGQLGRVEVSTDGGTTWYAANGLANWTYTWTPVTQGAATIKVRAIDDSLNFGAVKTVNVTVGPQQCPCTTYKTSDVPAFADSRDASPNELGAKFQVSVPATVTGVRFYKAATNTGTHVGKLYTTSGKLLASGTFSNETASGWQTMTFSQPVTIAANTPYVVSYYTPSGHYSYSSAYFTAKGAGDGVVKQLQSGVAGPNGVYKYGTGGGFPNQTWGDTNYWVDVVVDTSTAVTTPPVVTVKSPAAGDAGVARNAAVTATFDHDVDPEKLAFTLKTGGTTVTAKVSYDDATRKATLRPDAALAANTQYTASVQATDVWGNAMTAPTTWSFTTGSGVTCPCTVFSPASTPDVESAGEANSLELGMRFTSDVDGYVTGVKFYKGDRNTGTHTGTLWTATGQELATGTFQNETASGWQTLQFATPVAIDKDTAYVVSYHTSVGFYSYSGGYFSQARSSYPLTGVADSSTGRNGLFKATANREFPTSSWNATNYWVDVIFSTTAS from the coding sequence GTGATCGCGCTGCCAGGCGCGGTCCTCGCGGCCGACGACCCCTGTGGCGTCAACTCCAATCCGATCGTGTGTGAGAACTCCAAGGAGGGCACGCCGCTCGAGGACTGGTACGGCGACGCCGCGTGGGGCGACATCTCCGGGTTCACCACCAAGGTGAGCGTGCAGCCCGGCGAGACCCTCAAGCTCAAGGTGACCTCGCCGACCACGTTCACGGTCACCTTCTTCCGGCTCGGCTACTACGGCGGTGACGGCGCGCGGAAGATGCCGACCTCGCCGACCACCACGTTCCCGGCCAAGGTGCAGGACGCCTGCCTCAAGGACCCGGCCAGCGGCCTGGTCGACTGCGGCAACTGGACCGCGAACGTCTCCTGGACGGTGCCGTCCGACGCGGTCTCCGGCGTCTACCTGGCGATGCTCGACCAGGGCGGCGGACAGGGCTTCATGCCGTACCCGTTCGTGGTGGCCAACGACAACAGCCACTCCGACATCCTGGTCCAGACCTCGGACCAGACCTGGCAGGCGTACAACTCGTGGGGCGGCCAGAACCTCTACGAGGGCGGCGGCCCGGCGCCGGACGGTCGCGCGTACAAGGTCAGCTACAACCGGCCGCTGCGCATCGCCGGTGACAACGCGATCCTGTCCAGCGAGTACCCGATGATCCAGTGGCTGGAGCGCAACGGGTACGACGCCAGCTACGCGTCCAACATCGACGTGTCCACCAAGCCGGCCCTGCTGCCCAAGCACAAGATCTACCTGTCCTCCGGGCACGACGAGTACTGGGACCAGGGCATCTGGGACAACGTCAAGGCGGCCCGTGAGTCCGGCGTCAACCTGGCGTTCTTCAGCGGCAACGAGGCGTTCTGGCGGACCCGGCTGGAGCCCTCCCTGGCCGCCGACGGCGGCGCGAACCGCACCCTGGTCAGCTACAAGATGACCAAGATGGCGCAGACCCCGCCGAACGGCATCGCCGACCCGAGCGGTCAGTGGACCGGCACCTGGCAGGACCCGGCCGGGGCGGGCAAGGGCGGCAACAAGCCGCAGAACGAGATCACCGGCACGCTGTTCACGGTCAACGGCTACCGGCACGACGCCATCACGGTGTCCTCGCAGTTCAAGAACCTGCGCCTGTGGCGGGACACCACGATCAAGAACCTGGGCTCCGGCGAGGTGGCGACCTTCCCGGTCGGCACCCTCGGTTACGAGTGGGACTCCGACGTGGAGAACGCCGCCCGGCCGCCGGGCGCCGTCCAGTTCTCCTCGACCACCCTGCAGATCACCGACGGCACGCTGCTGCTCGACGAGGGCAACAACTACGGCAACGGCGTCGCCACCCACAACATCATGATGTACCGCGACGAGTCGTCCGGCGCGCTGGTCTTCGGCTCCGGCACGGTGCAGTGGTCGTGGGGCCTGAGCACCCTGCACACCGGGCCGGCGAGCTCCGAGGACCCGCGCATGCAGCAGGCCACCGCCAACCTGCTGGCCGACATGGGCGCGCTGCCCAAGACGCTGCAGTCGAACCTGCACGCGGTCAGCAAGTCGACCGACACGGCCGGTCCGGTGGTCACTGTCACCGCGCCCGCGGCCGGTGCCACGGTGCCGGTGCTCGGCGCGGTCACGATCAACGGCACCGCGTCGGACACCGCCGGCCAGCTCGGCCGGGTGGAGGTCTCCACCGACGGCGGCACCACCTGGTACGCCGCGAACGGCCTGGCGAACTGGACCTACACCTGGACGCCGGTGACCCAGGGCGCCGCCACGATCAAGGTGCGGGCGATCGACGACAGCCTGAACTTCGGGGCGGTCAAGACGGTCAACGTGACGGTCGGGCCGCAGCAGTGCCCGTGCACCACGTACAAGACCAGTGATGTGCCGGCCTTCGCCGACTCGCGCGACGCGTCGCCGAACGAACTGGGCGCCAAGTTCCAGGTGTCGGTCCCGGCCACGGTGACCGGCGTGCGGTTCTACAAGGCCGCCACGAACACCGGCACCCACGTCGGCAAGCTCTACACCACCAGCGGCAAGCTGCTGGCGAGCGGCACCTTCAGCAACGAGACGGCCAGCGGCTGGCAGACCATGACGTTCAGCCAGCCGGTGACGATCGCGGCGAACACGCCGTACGTCGTCTCCTACTACACGCCGTCCGGGCACTACTCGTACAGCAGCGCCTACTTCACCGCCAAGGGCGCCGGCGACGGCGTGGTGAAGCAGCTGCAGTCCGGCGTCGCCGGGCCGAACGGCGTCTACAAGTACGGCACCGGCGGTGGCTTCCCGAACCAGACGTGGGGTGACACCAACTACTGGGTGGACGTGGTGGTGGACACCTCGACCGCGGTCACCACCCCGCCGGTGGTGACGGTCAAGTCGCCGGCCGCCGGGGACGCCGGGGTGGCCCGCAACGCCGCGGTCACCGCGACGTTCGACCACGACGTCGACCCGGAGAAGCTCGCCTTCACCCTGAAGACGGGCGGCACCACGGTCACCGCGAAGGTGTCCTACGACGACGCCACCCGCAAGGCGACCCTGCGGCCGGACGCCGCCCTCGCCGCGAACACCCAGTACACCGCGTCGGTGCAGGCCACCGACGTGTGGGGTAACGCGATGACGGCGCCGACCACCTGGAGCTTCACCACCGGCTCCGGCGTCACCTGCCCGTGCACGGTGTTCAGCCCGGCCTCCACGCCCGACGTGGAGAGCGCCGGCGAGGCCAACTCGCTGGAGCTGGGCATGCGGTTCACCTCGGACGTCGACGGCTACGTCACCGGCGTCAAGTTCTACAAGGGTGACCGCAACACCGGGACGCACACCGGCACGTTGTGGACCGCCACCGGCCAGGAGCTGGCCACCGGCACGTTCCAGAACGAGACGGCGAGCGGGTGGCAGACGCTGCAGTTCGCCACCCCGGTGGCGATCGACAAGGACACCGCGTACGTGGTGTCCTACCACACCAGCGTGGGCTTCTACTCGTACAGCGGCGGCTACTTCTCGCAGGCCCGGAGCTCGTACCCGCTGACCGGCGTGGCCGACTCCAGCACCGGGCGCAACGGGCTGTTCAAGGCGACCGCCAACCGCGAGTTCCCGACGTCCAGCTGGAACGCCACCAACTACTGGGTCGACGTCATCTTCAGCACGACCGCTTCGTGA
- a CDS encoding oligosaccharide flippase family protein, whose amino-acid sequence MTDLNRRVATAARWSLVNTIVRRLGTFAVGVVLARLYFGPYEWGLYSVGLLVLAMLLSLNEMGVSLALVRWEGDIRRFAPTVLTLSTLSSSAFYLLLYFTAPTVARLLGSPDATLMLRVLCLTVIIDGIACVPLGQLNREFQQFRRTAVDILNFVVNTVATIALAAAGVGAMAFAWGSLAGNLVALAGFALCAPGMLRFGWNKEQARQLLRYGLPLASASLLTLGIVNVDSVVVGSVLGPAALGIYAMAFNMSSWPVRMVSETARRVSFAGFSRLADSSPAEFASGFVRAFTLVIAAAVPICVVLGVLALPIITFVYGDQWAAAALPLQFLVGLGLLRTAVELSYDGLATRVRKTLMVMQAWWLLALIPVLLLFAHRWGVPGVAAGHVVVAGLLVAPVFLWALVRLGIPAGQILLACVRPVLGGVAMGVVAWAVHRWLGGGFVGLTVAGLAALAAYVPFVLPIVKRLRSGAAGADPAPTGEPALAVTAADPS is encoded by the coding sequence GTGACGGATTTGAACCGACGGGTGGCCACGGCCGCCCGCTGGAGCCTTGTCAACACCATCGTCCGGCGGCTGGGCACCTTCGCCGTCGGCGTGGTGTTGGCGCGCCTGTACTTCGGGCCCTACGAGTGGGGCCTCTACTCCGTCGGCCTGCTCGTGCTGGCGATGCTGCTCTCGCTCAACGAGATGGGCGTCAGCCTGGCGCTGGTCCGGTGGGAGGGCGACATCCGCCGCTTCGCCCCGACCGTGCTGACGTTGTCCACCCTGTCCAGCTCGGCGTTCTACCTGTTGCTCTACTTCACGGCGCCGACCGTGGCCCGGCTGCTCGGCTCGCCGGACGCCACCCTGATGCTGCGGGTGCTCTGCCTCACCGTGATCATCGACGGCATCGCCTGCGTCCCGCTGGGCCAGCTGAACCGCGAGTTCCAGCAGTTCCGGCGGACCGCGGTGGACATCCTGAACTTCGTGGTCAACACGGTCGCCACGATCGCGCTGGCCGCGGCCGGGGTGGGCGCCATGGCGTTCGCCTGGGGCTCGCTGGCCGGCAACCTGGTGGCGCTGGCCGGCTTCGCGCTCTGTGCGCCCGGCATGCTGCGCTTCGGGTGGAACAAGGAACAGGCCCGGCAACTGCTTCGGTACGGCCTGCCGCTCGCCTCGGCCAGCCTGCTCACCCTCGGCATCGTCAACGTCGACTCGGTGGTCGTCGGCTCGGTGCTCGGTCCCGCCGCGCTCGGCATCTACGCGATGGCGTTCAACATGTCGAGCTGGCCGGTCCGGATGGTCTCGGAGACCGCCCGGCGGGTGTCGTTCGCCGGCTTCTCCCGGCTCGCCGACTCGTCGCCGGCCGAGTTCGCCAGCGGCTTCGTCCGGGCCTTCACCCTGGTCATCGCGGCCGCGGTGCCGATCTGCGTGGTCCTCGGCGTGCTCGCCCTGCCGATCATCACGTTCGTCTACGGCGACCAGTGGGCGGCCGCCGCGCTGCCGCTGCAGTTCCTGGTCGGCCTGGGGCTGCTGCGCACCGCGGTCGAGCTGTCCTACGACGGGCTGGCCACCCGGGTCCGCAAGACCCTGATGGTGATGCAGGCCTGGTGGCTGCTCGCGCTGATCCCGGTGCTGCTGCTCTTCGCCCACCGGTGGGGCGTGCCGGGCGTCGCCGCCGGGCACGTGGTGGTGGCCGGCCTGCTGGTCGCCCCGGTCTTCCTGTGGGCGCTGGTCCGGCTCGGCATCCCGGCCGGCCAGATCCTGCTGGCCTGTGTCCGCCCGGTGCTCGGCGGCGTGGCCATGGGCGTGGTCGCCTGGGCCGTGCACCGGTGGCTCGGCGGCGGGTTCGTCGGCCTGACCGTGGCCGGCCTGGCCGCCCTCGCCGCCTACGTGCCGTTCGTGCTGCCCATCGTGAAACGCCTCCGGTCCGGAGCGGCCGGCGCCGACCCGGCGCCCACCGGCGAGCCCGCGCTCGCCGTCACCGCCGCCGACCCGTCCTAG
- a CDS encoding O-antigen ligase family protein, translated as MPAASTAAEASRTVPATPSRNGALYRSQQRLRTLGPDSLLAVYIVLLLVLPSRLVVASIGATGTVANLFLLVSLLWFALSWLMRRVSTAPFTRPARLALLGYAVAVLLAYVAVGRRDADPTEYSAADRGLLQLLIWLPLILLTSSLTEYRQIDRLLRLFVRLCAGVALVAMLEFVFKTSLTSWIVIPGLSSNSAAELISRGDFVRPTATAANTLELATTMVIALPFAIQQAFHGEGRSLWRRWVPVGLISLAAVMTVSRTSVIGLIITLAVLLPTWELSRVGRFVLVMIPALGAVRVLVPGLVGTLVGLFTAMLDGGDNSTQSREATSADVGEYSAGHTWFGRGPGTFLPLLYRYTDNQYLLALLEIGVVGIVAIVAIYVTMIHCGGAGRRRFTDPARRETGQGFVAVGFVLLVVTATFDTLSFPIVAGSTFLMLGLSGAYLSVARREQALMGDLPQ; from the coding sequence ATGCCGGCCGCGTCAACGGCAGCTGAGGCGTCCCGCACGGTCCCGGCCACCCCCAGCCGGAACGGCGCCCTCTACCGCTCCCAGCAGCGGCTCCGGACCCTCGGCCCGGATTCGCTGCTGGCCGTCTACATCGTGCTGCTGCTGGTGCTGCCGTCCCGGCTAGTGGTCGCCAGCATCGGCGCGACCGGCACGGTGGCCAACCTCTTCCTGCTGGTGTCGCTGCTCTGGTTCGCGCTGAGCTGGCTGATGCGGCGGGTGTCGACCGCGCCGTTCACCCGGCCGGCCCGGCTGGCCCTGCTCGGTTACGCGGTGGCGGTGCTGCTGGCCTACGTCGCGGTCGGCCGCCGCGACGCCGACCCGACCGAGTACAGCGCCGCCGACCGGGGCCTGCTGCAGCTGCTCATCTGGCTGCCGTTGATCCTGCTCACCAGCTCGCTGACCGAGTACCGGCAGATCGACCGGCTGCTGCGGCTGTTCGTCCGGCTCTGCGCCGGGGTGGCCCTGGTCGCGATGCTGGAGTTCGTCTTCAAGACCAGCCTCACCTCGTGGATCGTGATCCCCGGCCTGTCCAGCAACTCGGCGGCCGAGCTGATCTCCCGGGGCGACTTCGTCCGGCCCACCGCGACCGCGGCGAACACGCTGGAGCTGGCCACCACCATGGTGATCGCCCTGCCGTTCGCCATCCAGCAGGCGTTCCACGGCGAGGGCCGCAGCCTGTGGCGGCGCTGGGTGCCGGTCGGCCTGATCTCGCTGGCCGCCGTGATGACCGTCTCGCGGACCTCGGTGATCGGCCTGATCATCACCCTGGCCGTGCTGCTGCCCACCTGGGAGCTGTCCCGGGTCGGCCGGTTCGTGCTGGTGATGATCCCGGCGCTGGGCGCGGTCCGGGTGCTGGTGCCCGGCCTGGTCGGCACGCTGGTCGGCCTGTTCACCGCGATGCTCGACGGCGGCGACAACAGCACCCAGTCCCGCGAGGCGACCAGCGCCGACGTGGGGGAGTACAGCGCCGGCCACACCTGGTTCGGCCGCGGTCCCGGCACGTTCCTGCCACTGCTCTACCGCTACACCGACAACCAGTACCTGCTGGCGCTGCTGGAGATCGGCGTTGTCGGAATTGTCGCCATCGTCGCCATCTATGTGACGATGATCCACTGTGGCGGCGCCGGACGCCGCCGGTTCACCGATCCGGCACGCCGGGAGACCGGTCAGGGTTTCGTGGCCGTCGGGTTCGTGCTCCTCGTCGTAACGGCCACATTCGACACGCTGAGCTTCCCGATCGTCGCCGGATCCACTTTCCTGATGTTGGGCCTGTCCGGTGCTTATCTGAGCGTGGCCCGCCGCGAACAGGCGCTAATGGGAGATCTTCCACAGTGA
- a CDS encoding serine hydrolase domain-containing protein codes for MSTMTRAALRTACIATALAAVTAAGGTAHGATRPLDSSESQPAAALRAAPPAALRAALQDAVQAGNPAVLAYARQGDRQWRLAAGVADLATGRPARPDDHWRIFSNTKSFVSVVLLQLVAEGRLSLDDSVERWLPGVVRGNGNDGRKVTVRQLLNNTSGIADPDFGTDRGGHTPRQAIDAALAYPPVFPPGQGYSYSNTNYLLAGMVLEAVTHHRADREIQRRIIQPLRLTGTSFPLDDPSLPRPHLRGYDLSGRDVTGFNPSGEWTAGAMVSTTRDLARFGRALFGGRLLPPAQQRELLATVPGEDYGLGVKRLTVPCETGDVTVWETDGGGPGFNGMSMTSADTSHQLVLAANVFDLGIDKKHDPAQPPIPDARPAFFTAITTVFCS; via the coding sequence ATGTCCACCATGACCAGGGCCGCGCTCCGGACCGCCTGCATCGCCACGGCGCTCGCCGCCGTGACGGCCGCCGGCGGAACCGCGCACGGGGCCACCCGGCCGCTCGACTCGTCGGAGAGCCAGCCGGCCGCCGCCCTGCGGGCTGCCCCACCGGCCGCGCTGCGGGCCGCGCTTCAGGATGCGGTCCAGGCCGGCAACCCCGCGGTGCTCGCCTACGCCCGGCAGGGCGACCGGCAGTGGCGTCTCGCCGCCGGTGTCGCCGACCTGGCCACCGGACGCCCGGCCCGGCCCGACGACCATTGGCGGATCTTCAGCAACACCAAGTCGTTCGTGTCGGTGGTGCTGCTGCAGCTCGTCGCCGAGGGCCGGCTGAGCCTCGACGACAGCGTGGAGCGGTGGCTGCCCGGCGTGGTGCGGGGCAACGGCAACGACGGCCGGAAGGTCACCGTGCGGCAGCTGCTCAACAACACCAGCGGCATTGCCGACCCCGATTTCGGTACGGACCGGGGCGGTCACACCCCGCGACAGGCGATCGACGCCGCCCTCGCGTACCCGCCGGTGTTCCCGCCCGGACAGGGCTACAGCTACTCCAACACCAACTATCTGCTCGCCGGGATGGTCCTGGAGGCGGTCACCCACCACCGGGCGGACCGGGAGATCCAGCGGCGGATCATCCAGCCGCTCCGGCTCACCGGGACGTCCTTCCCGCTCGACGACCCGTCCCTCCCCCGTCCGCACCTGCGCGGGTACGACCTGAGCGGCCGCGACGTCACCGGCTTCAACCCCTCCGGCGAGTGGACGGCCGGCGCGATGGTCTCCACGACGAGAGATCTGGCCCGGTTCGGCCGGGCGCTGTTCGGCGGCCGGCTGCTGCCGCCGGCCCAGCAGCGCGAGTTGCTGGCCACCGTGCCCGGCGAGGACTACGGGCTGGGCGTGAAGCGGCTCACCGTCCCCTGCGAGACCGGGGACGTGACGGTCTGGGAGACCGACGGCGGCGGCCCGGGCTTCAACGGGATGTCGATGACCAGCGCCGACACGTCCCACCAGCTCGTCCTGGCGGCCAACGTCTTCGACCTGGGGATCGACAAGAAGCACGACCCGGCCCAGCCGCCCATCCCGGACGCCCGTCCGGCCTTCTTCACGGCGATCACCACCGTGTTCTGCTCCTGA
- a CDS encoding glycosyltransferase family 4 protein — protein MGSNRRPSVAILVANLPAEKDRRVIRECLSLEAAGFDVTVIAPRGDRSLRILPGSQRTRLRPYPVLLYGSGFVSFAAEFLWSFFWITIRVLGEIVRGRAQAVQVCNPPDVYFPLALLVRALGKPWVFDHHDLSPEVYISRGGEPNPLVSKLLVAFEWLTLRTATAVFATNESFKDNAVRRGVDAAKVTVVRNGPAHAEIAAKAAASGAPADGPHRVVYLGVFGPQDNVEGAVLAAEELIKLRGRTGWRMVLAGDGETAAALRELATERGLTDVVEFTGWLNGPEVDALLRDATVAIQPDLPTRMNQLSTMAKTVEYLGRGVPVVAVDLIETRASVGEAGLYVKNGDPAEFAEAINTLLDDPALRQHMHQVGKERFRDFLSWEHQAEKYIAVWRELLKVPAAAIPAQRQPVDEASRADAP, from the coding sequence ATGGGATCGAACCGCCGACCGAGCGTCGCGATTTTGGTGGCCAACCTGCCCGCCGAGAAGGACCGCCGGGTCATTCGCGAATGCCTCAGCCTGGAGGCCGCCGGCTTCGACGTGACGGTGATCGCACCGCGCGGTGACCGTAGTCTCAGAATCCTCCCCGGCAGCCAGCGCACCCGGCTGCGGCCGTACCCGGTGCTGCTCTACGGCAGCGGGTTCGTCTCGTTCGCCGCGGAGTTCCTCTGGTCCTTCTTCTGGATCACCATCCGGGTGCTCGGCGAGATCGTCCGCGGCCGGGCGCAGGCCGTGCAGGTGTGCAACCCGCCGGACGTCTACTTCCCGCTGGCGCTGCTGGTCCGGGCGCTGGGCAAGCCGTGGGTCTTCGACCACCACGACCTGTCCCCGGAGGTCTACATCTCCCGGGGCGGCGAGCCGAACCCGCTGGTCTCCAAGCTGCTGGTCGCCTTCGAGTGGCTGACCCTGCGCACCGCGACCGCGGTGTTCGCCACCAACGAGTCGTTCAAGGACAACGCGGTCCGCCGCGGCGTCGACGCGGCCAAGGTGACCGTGGTCCGCAACGGTCCCGCGCACGCCGAGATCGCCGCCAAGGCGGCCGCCTCCGGTGCTCCGGCCGACGGTCCGCACCGGGTGGTCTACCTGGGCGTCTTCGGCCCCCAGGACAACGTCGAGGGCGCCGTGCTGGCCGCCGAGGAGCTGATCAAGCTGCGCGGCCGGACCGGCTGGCGGATGGTCCTGGCCGGCGACGGCGAGACCGCCGCCGCGCTGCGCGAGCTGGCCACCGAGCGTGGCCTGACCGACGTCGTCGAGTTCACCGGCTGGCTCAACGGGCCCGAGGTGGACGCGCTGCTGCGCGACGCCACCGTGGCCATCCAGCCCGACCTGCCGACCCGGATGAACCAGCTCTCCACGATGGCCAAGACGGTGGAGTACCTGGGCCGCGGCGTGCCGGTGGTCGCGGTCGACCTGATCGAGACCCGGGCCAGCGTCGGCGAGGCCGGCCTCTACGTGAAAAACGGCGACCCGGCCGAGTTCGCCGAGGCGATCAACACGCTGCTCGACGACCCGGCGCTGCGGCAGCACATGCACCAGGTCGGCAAGGAGCGCTTCCGCGACTTCCTGTCCTGGGAGCACCAGGCCGAGAAGTACATCGCGGTCTGGCGCGAGCTGCTCAAGGTGCCCGCCGCCGCCATCCCGGCCCAGCGGCAGCCGGTCGACGAGGCCAGCCGGGCGGACGCGCCGTGA